The Desulfobulbaceae bacterium genome contains the following window.
TGATCCCTTTTCTATTCTTGTCAGGGCCTTAACTCTGGCTTTGTATCCTGCTTTCAATTTTTCATCAGAATCATTTTTCACATTTACCTACCTGAATGCTCCACCCTGGGTCAATTCAGTCACTGAGCCGCTTTATGCTTTTATGAAGAATTACATTCTTGCCTCTGATCCTCGAGTGTACACCCTGACATTGTTATCACTTTCCATCCTACTTATCGTTCTACTGCTTGAAACTGTTGAACGCCGCTTTTTCTGTAGAAACCTCTGTCCCCTAGGTGCTATGTTTTCTTTGGTAGCACGTTTTAGCCTGTTGCGAACCATAGGTGGGGAGAACTCACGTTGCGGTAAATGCCAAAACTGCCGATCAACCTGTCGCATGGCTGCTATTGATCACAACAAAGCCGTGTCCATGGAGAAATGCATCTTCTGCCTGGACTGCATCGATGCCTGCCCCAAAAAGCAAATCTCTTTTGGCTTTGCATTTAAGCTTGCGCCGATCTCTATGAATATCTCACGACGTGGATTTATCACTACAGCTATCAGCAGCGCTGCGATTCCTCTTTTTTTGCCTGGGAGGGCCATTTCTAAGCGCCCCAATCCAAAGCTTTTACGGCCTCCTGGCGCCTTGTCAGAGCAAGATTTCCTGACCCGCTGTGTTCGCTGCGGTGAGTGTATGAAGGTCTGTATTGGCAACGGGCTTCACCCTTTATTTCTTGAAGCCGGCCTGGAAGGAATTTTTTCGCCAAAGTTGAGCCCGAGACTTGGTTATTGTGAATACAACTGCACCCTCTGCGGCCAAGTATGCCCTACCGGTGCTATTCAGAAACTGTCTCCCGAAATTAAGAAAAAAGAGCGCATCGGACTTGCAACCTTTGACAAGAATCGCTGCCTTCCTTACGCAAAAGCAATACCATGTATTGTCTGCGAGGAACACTGCCCAATCGCCGACAAGGCTATCAAGTTTAAGGAAGTTGAGCTTGTAAACGATAATGGGCAGCGTCTGGTGATGAAGCAGCCCTATGCAATTGATGAACTTTGTATCGGCTGCGGCATATGTGAGTACAAGTGCCCTCTTGAGGGTGAGGCCGCAGTCTCAATAAGCCGTCCGGATAATTCACGTCTACAGAAAGATGCACTTTCTTATTAAAAAAAATTCAGCTTCATGCTCTTACCGCTCTTTAATCTGAAGTTCCATTTCCAGAATGTCGAATTTC
Protein-coding sequences here:
- a CDS encoding 4Fe-4S binding protein, translating into MKRRRLAPLRRLGQSLFLCLFLFLFIKTDYQGSDNLQYAVNLIFRIDPLVAAATMLAAKTFIILLFPALFTIVFTFLLGRFFCGWVCPMGTIIDMSHKLARPAPNTTDWKHQNLRYYILFFVLTGALFGLPLVGYVDPFSILVRALTLALYPAFNFSSESFFTFTYLNAPPWVNSVTEPLYAFMKNYILASDPRVYTLTLLSLSILLIVLLLETVERRFFCRNLCPLGAMFSLVARFSLLRTIGGENSRCGKCQNCRSTCRMAAIDHNKAVSMEKCIFCLDCIDACPKKQISFGFAFKLAPISMNISRRGFITTAISSAAIPLFLPGRAISKRPNPKLLRPPGALSEQDFLTRCVRCGECMKVCIGNGLHPLFLEAGLEGIFSPKLSPRLGYCEYNCTLCGQVCPTGAIQKLSPEIKKKERIGLATFDKNRCLPYAKAIPCIVCEEHCPIADKAIKFKEVELVNDNGQRLVMKQPYAIDELCIGCGICEYKCPLEGEAAVSISRPDNSRLQKDALSY